The following are encoded together in the Streptomyces sp. NBC_00358 genome:
- a CDS encoding MafI family immunity protein: MVELLEESPLTAEAVITDVRHLLSHGEEVLAFDTMCSWIYEDALPITRQYHARLVALADEMDTPRSVQRLDELLSD, encoded by the coding sequence GTGGTTGAGCTTCTGGAGGAGTCGCCGCTCACCGCGGAGGCTGTCATCACGGACGTTCGCCACCTGCTCTCGCATGGTGAGGAGGTCTTGGCCTTCGACACGATGTGCTCGTGGATCTATGAAGACGCCTTGCCCATCACCCGGCAGTACCACGCTCGACTGGTGGCACTGGCAGACGAAATGGACACCCCGAGGTCTGTCCAGCGCCTGGACGAGCTGCTGAGCGACTGA